A segment of the Salvelinus namaycush isolate Seneca chromosome 42, SaNama_1.0, whole genome shotgun sequence genome:
atgtgtccctgaacaaacgggggatcaaaatcaaaagtaacagtcagtatctggtgtggccaccagctgcattgaatctcctcctcatggactgcaccagattagcCCGTTCTTGCTTTGAAATGTTACccaactcttccaccaaggcacctgctagttcccagacatttctggggggaatggccctagccctcacccttcgatccaacaggtcccagaggtgctcaatgggattgagatccgggctcttcgctggccatggcagaacactgacatttctgtcatgcacagaacgagcagtatgactggtggcattgtcatgctggagggtcatgtcaggatgagcctgcaagaagggtaccacatgaggcaggaggatgtcttccttgtaacgcacagcgttgagattgcctgcaatgacaacaagttcagtccgatgatgctgtgacacaccgccccagaccatgatggaccctccacctccaaatcgatcctgctccagagtacaggcctcggtgtaacgctcattccttcgacgataaatgcaaaaccgaccatcacccctggtgagacaaccgcgactcgtcagtgaggagcactttttgccagtcctgtctgggtccagcaacggtgggtttgtacccataggcgacgttgttgccggtgaggacctgccttgcaACAGGCCTACGAGCCCTCtatccagcctctctcagcctattgcggacagtctgagcattgatggagggattgtgcgttcctggtgtaacttgggaagttgttgttgccatcctgtacctgtcctgcaggtgtgatgttcagatgtaccgatcctgtgcaggtgttgttacacgtggtctgcccctgcgaggacgatcagctgtccgtcctgtctccctgtatcgctatcttaggcgtctcacagtaaggacattgcaatgtattgccctggccacatctgcagtcctcatgcctccttgcagcatgcctaaggcactttcacgcagatgagcaggtgtttttcagagtcagtagaaaggcctctttagtgtcctaagttttcataactgtgaccttaactgcctaccgtctgtaagctgtgtcttcattaattgtttatggttcattgaacaagcgtgTTTAAACCcttgaagatctgtgaagttatttggatttttatgaaatatctttgaaagacagggtcctgaaaaagggacgattatttttttgctgagtttatattgggTTATCTTATTGAAATGGCGTCCTAATTAGGCTGTGACCCCTACAggatggcgcacaattggcccagggccGTCCAGGGTAGGGGAGGTTTTGGCCAGTGTGCTttccttggctcatcgtgctctagccaCTCCTTATGATGGGCGCCTGCGAGCTAACTCTGCTCGGTCGTCAGtcgaatggtgtttcctccgacacattggtgtggatGACATTCGGGTCAAGCGAGCAGTGTGATAAGAAGTAGGCGGCCAGGCGGgacatgtttcggaggacgcatgactcgaccttcgcttcTCCCAAGCCCATTGAGGACTTGCAGAGATGAGCCAAGGGACCAAATTCGGGGAGAACACAGGGTCTGGTTAATACTGGGATTGGAGACCATCTGGGAATACCAAGTGCCGTAAGCTAAaagatattttaaaaaatatatatttaaaaaatggtaTCCTAATTCACTCCCTCAGTTTTAAACTGCCGCAGACAgtattgttgttttattaaaccacTGGAAAACTACTGGCCAGTGGCCATTTTGTAGTAGCACTTTTATTGTGATTATGTAATTGACACTATAAAGTCTGCACTTTGTAACCTGTGTTAACTCGTGCCATGTTTGTGTTGCTTTGTTACTGTTTCAGTTGGTTCTTAATTTCATGACATTTCAAGAAAAAGTTATGGTGTAGAAATTAAAACCattttcctttttgttttgttttttccaaaGGTGGTATTCCCCGCAGCCAACTTCCTCCCCAAGCACAAGCTGAAGGAGCTAGAGCACTACCTTCCTGCCAAGAGTGAGGCGGAGCAGCCCGAGAGTATGGACGACAACCTCTACATCTACGCCGACCTGGAAGACTGCGACCCGGCCAGAGTAAGACGCAGTCAATACCACTACATGGTGGAGGATGACTACCCATCTGCTGGTGGGGTCCAGTGCCAGACCTCATAAGCCCCCTCACCTCTAACCCCAGGCCCCTCTGGATACATGCACAATCtgcatatacattttttattctcTCAACTTACAATGCTAACTGCTGTGCTGAAGCGGTCCTTTGGGCCGGATACCTGGATCTACGTTCCAATGCGACTCGGCTGCCTTTTACTTGGATCGTGTGCCTGAGTGGCTGAAATGGATTTCTGGTTAAATTCCTTAGATTGAGATTTTGGAAGCGCTATGGATGCTGTCACtgacttttttttaaagtgtttgtATATTAGCAGGTTTTGAACACCCGCTGTCTTTGCTTTGACGTCACGGTGAGTACCGttggcaaaaaatatatatatattttttttttggcaTCCAAAGGTCACGAAAGAAGATAGTTGGAAGCTATAATTCATGTTGCCTAATTGAATCCTCGCAGTGAAGAACCATATAGGCCTTTGTGCATATtgttccattttagaataattaAATGTTTTTGTATTCCACattagcatagttgaaagatactTGCCAAATATTACACTATTTagtttttattcatttttaataATGATGTAATGATGCATGTTTATCTCCATTTCATGAAATGCACATTGACCTTGTGGTTCTTCATCCGAATCATCCTATCTTCTGTAGTATGGCATACTTGGTTATGTTCAACTGATGATGGAAAAAGTTATTTACCCCATTTGTACGATCTAGAGTTGTCTAATCTGTTTAATTCTACCACTCTTCATGGGAATTAGTCAAACTGTAAATAAACTTTCAATAGGCATCAAGCCGTTCTGCTATTGGTATCTATGTGCTGTGAATGTCACAATTATTTTAGGTGTCTTGGGTGTAAACTTAATGCCAAGTTGAAAGTATTCCATTCTTGAAGTCTCATACCTTTTACCTCAGTAAAtggcagaggtgggaccaagtcattgttttacaagtcaagtaagtctcaagtcttagcactcaagtcccaagtcaagtctgAAGTAAAGACCGACAAGTcaagtttcgagtcctaaacaagtcaatgtgctcttcaccaaatttaatacaatttcatatttttaacgAGTAAGTTAGTATatacaaatcatgaatgcttttccatggaaatacatgggtagccatgagaaagacatcaataaaacaaaatattgtagtgctctccctctctctccagatatactCTAGGCACCTAAAACAATCCTGCCATACATTTATTAAAAGGTACATCAAAACAACTGCTACTGAACTTCGGGTAGGCCTACAATTTCAACACTGGCCTGAATGTCTGAGAGAAATACAGATCTCAAAGATGGGAGATAAAACCTGAACATGGAGACTACGTGTGTGTGTAATGCATAAACAGTTGAATTTTTTCCTCTTATCTCCGGGCCCTATGATGCACTGCATTTGCAAAAGACCAAATCGATAAGTCTGTCAGTCATTTGTGCACGATGACACCATGGCTGCAGACACGCTCCACCGGAGCACTGAAGGCAGGCACTGCCAAGACCCTGATGGCCACTCGGGACAGTGAAGGAAGAGCCTTCATGTTCATTGCCCAGAACAAGAGGGCATTCTGTCCTTCGCATATGTCAAGGTAGTGACTTAGCTGGGGTGGTCCCAACAGCTTTCTTCTGCCTCTTACAGTATGTTGCAAACAGCCCTTCTTGTCCAAGACTATGGTCCTCTCGCTCTTCCTCATCAACAAGAGGCACAGCTTGCTCAGTCCCTGCAGCATCTTGCAGAATCAGTTCTGGGAAAACATGTAAAAGCAGAAACAAAAAGGCCAGTATTGGTGATGCAGTGGGTTAAACTGAAAAAGTATTATTGTTGCAGTCAATTGGATTAAATTATGATAACAAGTTACCTTTCACTCTTTGTGCCACCTCCTCCTTGACCAGCACATGGTGCTCCACTCACAGAGAAAAAGCTAGATCCAAGGCAGCTGCTTTGAGGTAGACTGGATCTGGAAAGGAGCAGTGATTCCATCTTGTGTCCTGGCTATTTTCACATTGATCAAGATTCCAAGAAATGTTTTGTTCTGGAGACTTCTGACCAGGCCGCTCAGGAAATGTACTTGAGGCTTCCGCTGCTCCAGGCAGTGATTCAGGGACAGGACAGGGGGAACAACGGAacttcaaaccccttgactttttccacatattgttactttacagccttattctaaaattgattaaattgtatttttttctcaatctacacacaataccccataatgacaaagcaaaaacaacggtattttaatgtttggtttgttaaatgtgatacgccgtgtgtaacgtccatttttatagtttactccgctctctctccatgccgcttccacacagacctagtcccACCCCGTCATTCAAGGAACGCATATGTTGTTGCTTGACCACGAGACACtttcgttcagtctgcatggtcaatgcagcacatgcaacaatgttgtttccatttaatataaatccacaagcgttctataattacaatattagttttgtgttgcaaacagctagtttgtattttcttagcaagttaagctaaatcgtgttagccactaatgctaatcgctagttagctggctagctaataactcgtccatggcattttcattcgtcatgtcaaacactgtattcaaagtgcccactattatttaaattctaactatagaattataaTAAACATTATATTTCCATAATTCCaaaagttcacccaagtgtttatCTAAAtcgcaacatttggttaaaaataaagtCTAGTATTTTTGCCCATATTGTGGcagtggaaatgatctcaaatgagtgaaggaaattattttaggttgatgttgaattgaacagtataaaacaatccaaatggagaaagacccattgaaataatTTAGAATATATGTGTTGCCACCCAAGGGTCgcgcactactcataaagcaaatttagaacttttaatcaaaaacataaaatacggTCAAAATTTGAAAAATACCATATGATATTTCGGCCACATCGCCCAGCcctaattcagaccctttactcagtactttgttgaagaacctttggcagtgattacagcctcgagtcttgttgggtatgacgctacaagcttggcacacctgtatttggggagtttctcccattcctctcaagctctgtcaggttggatagggtgcgtcgctgaacagctattttcaggtctctccagaggagTTTGATtggggccactcaaggacattcagacacttgtcccgaagccactcctgctttgtcttggctgtgtacttagggttgtcttgttggaaggtgaaacttagccccagtctgaggtcctgagaactcttgagcaggttttcatctaggatttctctgtactttgaaaaacatccccacatcatgtttctgtcaccaccatgcttcacagtaaggatggtgccaggtttcctctagatgtgacacttggcattcaggccaaagagttcaatcttggtttcatcagaccagagaatcttgttgccttttggcaaactccaagcgtgctgtcatgtgccttttactgaggagtcgcttccgcctggccactaccataaaggcctgattggtggatagtagcagagatggttgtcccttctggaaggttctcccatctccacagaggaactctggagctctgacaaagctccaatcgagttcttggtcaccacaCTGAAAATGGcctttctcccccaattgctcagtttggccggggggccagctctaggaagtcttggtggttccaaacgtcttccatttaagaatgatggaggccactgtgttcttggggaccttcagtgttGCAGAAGTTTTTTGGTACCcttgcccagatctgtgcctagacacaatcctgtctcgggagctctacggaaaattccttctacctcacggcttggtttttgctctgacatgcactgtcaacaatatagacaggtgtgtgcctttccaaatcatgtctaatcaattgaatttaccacaggtggactccaagttgtagaaacattaaggatgatcaattgaaataggatgcacctgagctcaattgagtctcacagcaaagggtctgaatactaatgtaaatattttggtttttactttttatacatttgcaaaaataaataaactgtttgctttgtcattgaggattttatttatttaatctattttagaaatgaggctgtaacgcaactaaatgtggaaaaaggcaagggtctgaatactttccaaatgcacaatCATGTAATCTTTTTTTGGGCTTGGGCTCGTTACATGTCATTAATGTAGggcttctaaaatgtattttatatatggctcaggtagcatcaggttagCATTTTCATGttgatcaaagctctaatcaaatccagacatttaTTTTTTGGCTCATCGCTGCATCTTCCGCCCCTgtctcgggagaggcaaaggtcgagagccgtgcgtcctccgaaacacaacccaaccaagccccaccgcttcttgacacaacccagaagccagccacaccaatttGTCTgcggaaacaccgtgcacctggcaaccgtgtcatcGTGCACTGcccccggcctgccacaggagtcgctagtgcacgatgggacaaggacatccctgccggccaaaccctcccctaacctggagaacgctgggccaattgtgcgccaccccatgggtctcccggtcatggccagctgcgacagagcctggattcgaacccagaatctcgtggcactgcgatgcagtgccttgcgccactcgggaggccctccaGACATATTTATATGCGTTATGCTTTTGAATGACATACCGGGTTACCCAGAAGAAAAGTGATTGATTCTCAGGCTGGGACATATGTAAAATGCCAGGAAAATTTTCAAGCCTGGTGTACACAgccatcttgtctatttcaaatcTTCTCTCATTGATCATGACATGCAGCACTTTGGGGTGGACCCACCCGTCTCAATGAGAGAAGATTTTAAATAGACAAGATGGCAGCGTACAATTGTTGATTACCTATTTTAACAcagcattttctaaattcaaatgCACCACCTGCAACTGGACACATTTTAGAAGATACGCTTGGCCGAATCGAGAACGAAGATAGTATTGCCAATTTAAGGTTGGTCAAATTCGCTGTGCTATACCAAACAGTAACTAACCTGTATCAACTGCAGGCCTGGAGTTCAGCTGAACAGTCACAGCTCTCTCTCTGAGTATGCACTTATCACCAGAGGTGTATGAACAACTGATAAGCACTCGATTTGACGGTGCAAACCAGTGGTGGAAAGCATAAAAAAATGTAGAGTACTTTTGGGTCAGTAAAATCAGAGTAGAACATTCATAAGTCCTTAAGAATGTAGTACTTTACACCAGTGGTGCAAATACACGGTCATGCAAAACTGTTTTGCATGATAAGGAGTGGAATGAGGTTACGTCAAAGGTCTAGCCTGTTAACCAAGCCAGGCAAAATGATCAGCGCTGAAAAATCTGCGCACAGGAGCAAAGCTCCACGTTAATCGTCACATCACAGTCTTGACCGATGCTACAACACCAGTTGTTACGTGCGTCTGTCCACGAGATTGAGATTAAACGAATAACAGGGCTAATTCCTGAAATTCCAAAACAACCAGGAATTCCTGTTACTAACGTGAAAAGACAAAATGCAGCCATGGGATCCTTCCTACAATACTGTGTACCACTTGACCGTTACCTCATTCAAATTAAATCATACTCTATTGGTATACAACACCAGCATGAATGATCCAGAGTTGCCAACCTTTTTAATTCCTAATTTGACAGAATAATTTCATCCTGTTCTTTGTGGATGTTATCCATGCCTCAGGACATCCTCCTCAAATTTTCTACCAGAGCATCCAGTAGTTTCTCCCTAGTCAGTATATCTGGTCAAAATACCAACTGTAAAAGATCAGAATGGGACTGCTTGACTTAAAGCAGCCTTAGTCTCTTGTCCACAAACATCACCACTTTCAGATCCTCCGTTTCAGCAGGCGGTGGACGTGCAGGACTAATATTGAAACACTAAGGGGACAATTGAATTTAACAGAAGAGAATCTGAAATGTAGTTATGTCTATGCAAAAGTTCCAAGTCAGTTCAATGTTGACACACAAACCGTTTTTTTCAGTCTGGCCCCAGCTTCAGGCACATTAGCATGACAGTGTCATGCGATCTTTGTTCATTACCATGGCATCCAAAGGATGGCCAGTGTAATGAGAATCCCCTCCAGATCATAGCAGTGGGTACCTACATTTATTTACGATTGCCTTTTGGCTGTCATTAAAACATACCATCACAAGTATTGTTCTCTACAGCCCCTTTACAGATTAGATTTTAGTGTTCACCAATTATTTAGCCATTTTGAGAGCCATGGAGCCTCTTAGGGATGTGACTGATCAATAGAaatacaatcaggatgtgtttCAGGCATGGACATTCTTTTTGATGTATGAAACACTGAATAAAGAAACCAGAAACAGCAATTCAGCAAAACATTTTTAATTCAATTCCACATTTCACTTCTGGCTGGACTCAGATTTGGATGTGGAGGCCCTAAGGGAGGAGAGACGGCGCCTTTTGGCGATCTGTTCCTGGCGCTTCTCCTTAGCCTCCTACAAACAAACGAGATTTGTTAGTCTTCCCACAGACTAAAAGTTATTCAATGGCAATGTTGCTGACTTCATGGGTGATTTTACACCTATGGACATTTCAATTGTAATATTGTAACCATTTTATGAATCAACTTGCAACCATATCAACTCGCTTGCAATCGTAGGAATAAAATGAATGGGATTCACAACATTCAGGGCAATTCATTACACATTAGAACAGATGACTAATATTATAGCTAAATGCCTTAGTGGTCTCCCTTTCCATACCTTCATCCTCTTGGCCAGCAGCTTGGCGTATTCGGAAGCCTCCTCCTTGTTCTTCTGTGTGCGCTGTTTCTTCAGGGCAATGCGACGGCGCTTATGCTGGAGCACACGGGGTGTCACCAGCCTCTGAATCCTGGGAGCCTTGGTCCTGGGCTTCTTACCTTCAAaaggtgggggaggagaggtgttACCAGTGGCATTTACTACAAAGCATGAACAAGGGAACAATAGTTATGGTTTCAATGTTTATGAAATGTCTGTCCAGCTTAGCGATTGAGAGTTGTAGCTGTTATTCATTCTAGCCAGTATTCCCAAATAGTTTGACCATGTTGTGCGTGTCAACTCATTTGCCCAACCAATGTTCACATATGACATTCATTTCTAAAATGTCCCACACAAAATTATAAGTTGTCTCAAATCAGATTTTAGACAATACACTTATTGAATGGCGACTTATTGGGAGAGCATTGCAGTTCAACCAGCCATGGTCAGAGGGTAAGGTTGCATCTGGCAAAGCAGCTCTGCAGTTTCTGTGGCACAACACTGTCCCCCCTTAGAGACTACAGACCAGCCAGAAAGGGTCTACTGGTGTGCCAGACAACTTTGGCAAGTAGAAATATTAGgagttttaaaaataaaaatcacaGTCAAGAGTTTACAAGCACCGATGTGCTAAGCTTGTTACCAATCCATTAATTAACAGAACCACTTAGAAGCAGTGTCGGCCTCACCTTCTTTAGTCAGTGGTCTCCTCACAACGTACTGCCTGACATCGTCCTCCTTGGCCAGGTTGAAGAGCTTGCGGATCTTGCTGGCCCTCTTGGGTCCCAAGCGGCGGGGCACGGTGCTGTCGGTCAGGCCGGGGATGTCCTTCTCACCTGGGAGATGGAGGAAAAAGTGTGAGGCCACTAGATTCAAAACAGTCTATACAGAATCACCACCCAAATGGTTAACCACATCCAAGCGCTGGCAGCGGGAGCAGAACAGCACTGATGATGTTCAAGGTAGTTTCAATGGTAAATAGTCGTGAAACATGCACATGTCGTTTTCCTTAatatgttttgtcattttgtataagGTATATTGTATGTGTTTGATGCAGGACTCAtctgtaaaaaatatttttttttgcaattAAAATACAGGCCCTAGTCTCAGTAGGacttccctgtcaaaataaaggtttaataaaaaaatgtataacctTCAAAACAACCAAATGTTAAACAGGGAAAGGCTTGGGAGAGCATTGCAGTTCAACCAGCCATGGTCAGAGGGTCAGGTTGCATCTGGTAAAGCAGCTCTGCAGTTTCTGTGGCACAACACTGTCCCCCCTTTGAGGCTAGACCAGCCAGAAAGGGTCTACTAAGGTGTGCCAGAGCAAGTGGTTACCATCATTACAACTCCATACCTTTCTTGATGATAACCAAGTTCAGCACACTGAGGTTGGCATCAACGATGCAGCCACGGACAGACTTGCGTTTGCGCTCTCCTGTCCTACGGGGGCGATAACAGGAATGGCCCTTGGCAAGCAGCAAGCGCACACGGCCGTGGGTCAGCACACCCTGCTTCATGGGGAAGCCCTGCTTGTCATTGCCTCCGCTGATGCGCACCATGTAGCCCTGGGAGAGAAGTGCCAAAATTAAGTAAGAAAAACTTGTTCTGTACAAGGACCTGTTGATCACACAACAGTTAGACATTTGTTTAGTGGAATGTAATAGGCAAAGGCTTGGGAGAGCAATGCAGTTCAACCAGCCATGGTCAGAGGGTCAGGTTGCATCTGGTAAAGCAGCTCTGCAGTTTCTGTGGCACAACACTGTCCCCCCGTTGAGGCTAGACCAGCCAGAAAGGGTCTACTAAGGTGTGCAAGATCATGTTGAGTTGAACATGAGCAGTATCAACATTCTGTTTCAAGACACTGGGATCCAAGGCATTAAGTTGACTATTCCAAAATTACCCAAAGTTAGTCAATGAGCTTGACATAAAGTGAAGACCACAATCACTAGCTTGGGACTAATTAATTTAAcaatataaaaaaaacagaaggaTCTGAAAACTGAGCAGCTTACTTAGGGACCACAGCTTACCTTCCACTCATCTCCCAGGGGATCAGCAGCCACCTCTGTGGCCATACGCTTCTCATAGAAGGTTCGCAGCTTGCGCTCATCATCAACTTCAATGAGCTTCTGACAGCCAGTGGCAGGAAACGAGATATTCAGCTGAAACAGATCAGTGTTGTAGATTGACCAGATGTAGCAAGCTTTCCTAGTTGAGGACATAGTAATGTACATCAGGCAGATTACTTGCTAGACGATCACCTTGCACCTAAGCTACCCATCCATAACAAATTTAGATGAGTCGAATAATTAACTACTACAGCAACCTAACCACATGTCAGTATGGCGAGACCTCTGAATTGAGTTCAACATGATGCAGCTGTAAACGGGATGCTGGCAATTGGCAGATACTAGCATGTTGGCTAGTTAATGCAATTGGTTTAACTCTTGTTGGCTAGTTTCCTAGAAACAAGATTAGTTATACAGAACACGGGATGCGCGTGAATTTTATTCACGGGAAACTAATTCGGCAGCTACACTATTTGGAACGATCAAATGACACGCAGTTAAAAAGCGATGTTGgaagctgacgttagctggctggaaGTAGCCTTGAGGGTGACTACGTTGCGAAAAATGGACGTGTGAACAATCCCACATCAAGGATAATATTCGTATCCCCCCCCAAGAACAGCATAAGATACTTTGTTGCCGTTATATGAATGACGCCCGGCAAACATGCATGCACACGGACATATTTTCAGGTTCACGTACTAACGTTGTCagccatagctagctagcaacaaaaTCTATATGCATCCTAAAAGACGATGCAATATTTGACTAAACGAG
Coding sequences within it:
- the LOC120035117 gene encoding 40S ribosomal protein S6 — translated: MKLNISFPATGCQKLIEVDDERKLRTFYEKRMATEVAADPLGDEWKGYMVRISGGNDKQGFPMKQGVLTHGRVRLLLAKGHSCYRPRRTGERKRKSVRGCIVDANLSVLNLVIIKKGEKDIPGLTDSTVPRRLGPKRASKIRKLFNLAKEDDVRQYVVRRPLTKEGKKPRTKAPRIQRLVTPRVLQHKRRRIALKKQRTQKNKEEASEYAKLLAKRMKEAKEKRQEQIAKRRRLSSLRASTSKSESSQK
- the LOC120035128 gene encoding dnaJ homolog subfamily A member 1-like, with the translated sequence ELIKPGDKKCVLNEGMPIHRRPFEKGRLILLFSVVFPAANFLPKHKLKELEHYLPAKSEAEQPESMDDNLYIYADLEDCDPARVRRSQYHYMVEDDYPSAGGVQCQTS